Proteins from one Erpetoichthys calabaricus chromosome 11, fErpCal1.3, whole genome shotgun sequence genomic window:
- the LOC127529677 gene encoding uncharacterized protein LOC127529677 codes for MINVVSAYAPQVGCAMGKKEDFWSELGEVMNSVPKGQKVVIGADFNGHVGEGNRGDEEVMGRYGVKERNEEGQRIVDFAKRMDMAVMNTYFKKREEHRVMYKSGGKCTQVDYILCRRVDLKEIEDCKVVAGESIVKRHRMVVCRMTLEIKKRKRVRAEPRTKWWKLKKENCKVEFREEVRQALGGSKELPDSWETTADVVRVTAKRVLGVTSGKRKEEKETWWWNEEIQESIQRKRMAKKKWDSQRDAESRQEYKEIRHKVKREVAKAKEKEFDELCERLDTKEGEKDLYRLAGQRD; via the coding sequence atgataaatgttgttagtgcatatgcacctcaagttgggtgtgcaatgggtaagaaagaagatttttggagtgagttgggtgaagtgatgaacagtgtacccaagggacagaaagtggtgattggagcagatttcaatggacatgtaggtgaagggaacagaggagacgaggaggtgatgggtaggtatggtgtcaaggagaggaatgaagaaggtcagaggatagtggattttgccaaaaggatggacatggctgtgatgaatacatattttaagaagagggaggaacatagggttatgtacaagagtggaggaaaatgcacacaggtagattacatcctatgcagaagagttgatctgaaggagattgaagactgcaaagtggtggcaggggaaagtatagttaagcggcataggatggtggtctgtaggatgacgttggagatcaaaaagaggaagagagtgagggcagagccaaggaccaaatggtggaagttgaaaaaggaaaactgcaaggttgagtttagggaggaggtgagacaggcactgggtggcagtaaagagttaccagacagctgggaaactacagcagatgtagtaagggtgacagcaaaaagggtgcttggcgtgacatctggaaagaggaaggaggaaaaggaaacctggtggtggaatgaggaaatacaggagagtatacagaggaagaggatggcaaagaagaagtgggatagtcagagagatgcagaaagtagacaagagtacaaggagataaggcacaaggtgaagagagaggtggcgaaggctaaagaaaaggagtttgatgagttgtgtgagaggttggacactaaggagggagaaaaggacctgtaccgattggctggaCAGAGGGACTGa